One Brassica napus cultivar Da-Ae chromosome C2, Da-Ae, whole genome shotgun sequence DNA window includes the following coding sequences:
- the LOC106382896 gene encoding homeobox-leucine zipper protein ATHB-5 — MKRSRGSSDSLSGFLPICHSTADKQLSPRPTATGFLYPGGAGDYSQMFDGLEEDGSLEDIGVGHASSTAAAEKKRRLSVVQVKALEKNFEIDNKLEPERKVKLAQELGLQPRQVAIWFQNRRARWKTKQLERDYGVLKSNFDSLKRSRDSLQRDNDYLLAEIKELRAKLDVEGTCGNNGNAVTEETDVVKTVETVAFQTVIANDEVLELSQCPPLPREAQASELAYEMFSIFPRAESFREDPADSSDSSAILNEEYSPTAAAATAVEMSTMGCFGQFVKMEEHEDLFSGEEACKLFADNEQWFCSGQWSS; from the exons ATGAAGAGATCACGAGGAAGCTCGGATTCTTTATCCGGTTTCTTACCAATTTGCCACTCTACAGCAG ACAAACAACTAAGTCCACGACCAACAGCCACCGGCTTTCTCTACCCCGGCGGCGCCGGAGACTACTCCCAGATGTTCGACGGTCTAGAAGAAGACGGAAGTCTAGAGGACATCGGCGTTGGACACGCGTCGTCTACGGCAGCAGCGGAGAAAAAACGGCGGTTGAGTGTAGTGCAAGTGAAAGCGTTAGAAAAGAATTTCGAGATTGATAACAAGTTAGAGCCTGAGAGAAAAGTGAAGCTGGCTCAAGAGCTTGGGCTGCAACCTCGACAAGTGGCGATCTGGTTTCAGAACCGCCGTGCTCGGTGGAAGACAAAGCAGCTCGAACGTGATTACGGCGTTCTCAAGTCAAACTTTGATTCACTCAAACGCAGCCGCGACTCGCTTCAACGTGATAACGATTACCTTCTTGCAGAG ATTAAAGAGCTGAGAGCAAAACTTGACGTGGAAGGGACATGCGGAAACAATGGTAACGCCGTGACAGAAGAAACGGACGTTGTAAAAACGGTGGAAACGGTCGCGTTTCAGACGGTGATTGCTAATGACGAAGTCTTAGAGCTAAGCCAGTGTCCTCCACTGCCTCGGGAAGCCCAGGCATCGGAGCTCGCATACGAGATGTTTAGCATTTTCCCACGTGCCGAAAGCTTCAGAGAAGATCCAGCTGATAGTAGCGACTCAAGCGCTATTTTGAACGAAGAATATAGTCCCACGGCGGCGGCAGCGACAGCGGTTGAGATGTCGACGATGGGATGTTTTGGCCAGTTTGTGAAAATGGAAGAGCATGAAGATCTTTTTAGTGGAGAGGAAGCTTGCAAGTTGTTTGCGGATAATGAGCAGTGGTTTTGCTCTGGACAGTGGAGTTCCTAA
- the BNAC02G43690D gene encoding uncharacterized protein BNAC02G43690D → MDCIKHKHQGHRGVCASCLRERLYLLPDTTSYYTINLSSNSSTTTVSSPSVKEYHRRSGSMTMSFTVREAFSGKLIEALGGGLKKSRSMAHVPRGSFIVSDSRRKKTTEKLKSTKAKVSGFWRKLFHLKGKGGGADVGGLVASRQRV, encoded by the coding sequence atGGATTGCATAAAACACAAGCACCAAGGCCACAGAGGAGTATGCGCATCTTGCTTAAGAGAAAGACTCTATTTACTACCCGACACGACGTCGTACTACACCATAAACCTATCTAGTAACTCCTCGACCACCACCGTTTCGTCTCCTTCGGTTAAGGAATACCACCGGCGGTCCGGTTCGATGACGATGTCTTTCACTGTGAGGGAAGCGTTTAGTGGTAAGCTGATCGAGGCTTTGGGTGGAGGGCTGAAGAAGAGCAGATCTATGGCTCATGTTCCCAGGGGTTCTTTTATCGTTAGTGATTCTAGGAGGAAGAAGACGACGGAGAAGTTAAAATCCACGAAGGCTAAGGTGAGTGGATTTTGGAGGAAGCTGTTTCATCTGAAAGGGAAAGGCGGTGGGGCCGACGTCGGAGGGTTGGTTGCTTCACGGCAAAGAGTGTAG